The following coding sequences lie in one Rutidosis leptorrhynchoides isolate AG116_Rl617_1_P2 chromosome 4, CSIRO_AGI_Rlap_v1, whole genome shotgun sequence genomic window:
- the LOC139842337 gene encoding uncharacterized protein has product MTSAQTGEAWVMEVLNGHPIRSVNAFRMHPDLLIKLCGELETNYGLQSTDKMSTFEMVGIFMYTLALGLSNRDVMERFQRSGETISRAFHEVLKAIIGRDKGFQGLARNIIRPKDPTFQLVPPQIMNDKRYMPYFKDCIGCIDGTHIRACITESQQLPYIGRKGVPTFNVMATCDFDMCFTYVSVGWEGSAHDTRVFMHSIQNKSMNFPQPPEGRYYLVDKGYPDRKGYLVPYPKTRYHQSQFQKEPPNNMQEAFNRSHSSLRSYIERSFGILKKRFHILSEMPRFSVQTQIDVITATFALHNYIRTNSQEDIMFAIIDEHPNYIPRDELNDVNNHDIRTEGLFEGRRNEMKQVRNNIATSIWNDRH; this is encoded by the exons ATGACTTCAGCCCAAACAGGTGAGGCTTGGGTGATGGAAGTTTTAAATGGTCATCCAATACGATCTGTAAATGCATTTAGAATGCATCCAGATTTGCTTATAAAATTATGTGGAGAACTTGAAACAAACTATGGATTGCAGTCAACTGATAAAATGTCCACATTTGAGATGGTGGGGATATTTATGTATACATTGGCATTGGGATTATCTAATAGAGATGTTATGGAGCGTTTTCAACGTTCAGGGGAGACTATTAGTAGAGCATTTCATGAAGTTCTAAAGGCGATAATTGGTAGAGATAAAGGTTTCCAAGGTCTGGCACGCAACATTATAAGACCAAAAGATCCAACTTTTCAACTAGTACCACCTCAAATCATGAATGACAAAAGATACATGCCGTATTTCAAG GATTGTATTGGATGTATCGATGGAACACATATAAGGGCCTGCATTACAGAGAGTCAACAACTACCTTATATTGGTAGAAAAGGAGTACCTACTTTCAATGTGATGGCAACGTGTGATTTTGATATGTGTTTTACATATGTATCAGTCGGATGGGAGGGATCAGCACATGACACACGTGTTTTTATGCACTCAATTCaaaataagtcaatgaacttcccGCAACCACCTGAAG GTAGATATTATTTGGTTGATAAAGGATACCCGGACAGAAAGGGATACCTTGTTCCATATCCAAAGACAAGATACCATCAATCTCAATTTCAAAAAGAGCCCCCAAATAATATGCAAGAAGCATTCAACCGTTCACATTCATCTCTACGAAGTTATATTGAGAGGTCATTCGGAATTTTGAAGAAACGGTTTCACATACTTAGTGAAATGCCAAGGTTTAGTGTGCAAACACAAATTGATGTTATCACGGCTACATTTGCATTGCATAACTACATTCGTACTAATAGTCAAGAAGATATCATGTTTGCAATAATCGATGAACATCCAAATTACATACCACGAGATGagcttaatgatgttaataatcatGACATACGCACCGAAGGACTATTTGAAGGAAGAAGGAATGAGATGAAACAAGTTCGTAACAATATTGCTACTTCAATATGGAATGATCGTCATTAA
- the LOC139844564 gene encoding arabinogalactan O-methyltransferase 1-like, which translates to MKNNNNPPLPERRLFLALAGIALITGSLVVFTFIGPDNTRFFCNQPKSDTFHSVTSPFQLKTILHYATSRIVPQQSFSEISVSFNVLRSISPCNFLVFGLGHDSLMWASFNSRGKTLFLEEDPTWVRTVLKDAPELNAEVVKYRTMLSQADELMRTYRSEPECAPDKSYIKGNIKCRLALASLPDEVYEKEWDMIMIDAPRGWFAEAPGRMAAIYSATVMARNRKKPGVTHVFLHDVNRKVEKEYANEFLCKKYLKHSVGRLWHFEIPPVSNATVSDGGWFC; encoded by the exons atgAAAAACAACAATAACCCACCACTCCCTGAACGGCGACTATTTCTAGCATTAGCCGGCATCGCACTAATCACCGGCAGTCTTGTCGTATTCACTTTCATCGGACCCGACAACACTCGATTTTTCTGCAACCAACCAAAAAGCGACACCTTTCACTCCGTGACGTCACCATTTCAACTCAAAACAATCCTTCACTACGCGACTTCAAGAATCGTCCCTCAACAATCTTTCTCCGAGATCTCGGTTTCTTTCAACGTTCTTCGATCGATTTCTCCGTGCAATTTTTTGGTTTTTGGATTGGGTCATGATTCCTTGATGTGGGCGTCGTTTAATAGTCGTGGTAAAACGTTGTTTTTAGAAGAAGATCCAACTTGGGTTCGAACCGTTTTGAAAGATGCACCTGAACTTAATGCGGAAGTGGTTAAGTATCGAACCATGTTGTCGCAAGCTGATGAGCTTATGAGAACCTATCGATCCGAACCCGAATGTGCTCCAGATAAATCTTACATCAAGGGCAATATCAAGTGCAG gtTAGCACTTGCGAGTTTGCCCGATGAAGTGTACGAAAAGGAGTGGGACATGATCATGATCGATGCACCGAGGGGCTGGTTTGCGGAGGCACCAGGAAGAATGGCAGCAATATATTCTGCTACCGTGATGGCTAGAAACAGGAAAAAGCCGGGCGTCACACATGTGTTTTTACATGATGTTAATCGAAAGGTGGAAAAGGAGTACGCAAATGAGTTTTTATGTAAAAAGTATTTGAAGCATTCTGTTGGACGTTTGTGGCATTTTGAGATACCGCCAGTGAGTAATGCCACCGTGAGTGACGGTGGATGGTTTTGCTAG